Proteins encoded within one genomic window of Castellaniella sp.:
- the recG gene encoding ATP-dependent DNA helicase RecG, producing MSPAATSTQAPGRPRPSTDSTPQSRLFERLGLRTTADFIVHLPLRYLDETRVTPLAQARAGVHALFEGEILHSQMQQQPRRELQALLSDGSGQLQLRWLHAYPGQLARLRAGRRVRVRGEIRMGYQGPEIIHPLVTEPGTALPDTLTPIYPTTQGLSQPSLRKAIARALDQADLHDTLPLEVRQTYQLADFESSLRLLHHPGPEISLSSLAEHDHPAWRRIKFDELLAQQLALADARAARRAQRSQALNGQGDLLDGLRALLPFAPTAAQEKSIREILSDLAQPHPMHRLLQGDVGSGKTLVAAMAAAQAMDAGVQVAVMAPTELLSEQLWRKFTDWFTPLGIQLAWLTGSLPAAKRRQALQAIESGEARLVVGTQALIQDKVQFHALGLVISDEQHRFGVGQRLALSRKGDQDAWFAHQLSMSATPIPRTLAMAFFADMDVSVLDELPPGRTPVRTRLFADFRREELLAHVAAAIREGQQAYWVCPLVEESEALQLQTAVDTWSHLCQALPDLRVGLMHGRLPAQEKTDTMAAFRDGQLDLLVSTTVIEVGVDVPNASLMVIEHAERFGLAQLHQLRGRVGRGQRESTCVLLYQSPLSSVARDRLRALYETTDGFEIARRDLAQRGPGELLGLRQSGQALLRFANLEADEALLEQAREAAAWLSADFPAQARAHQQRWMAGATQYLRS from the coding sequence AAACCCGGGTGACTCCGTTGGCGCAGGCCCGCGCCGGGGTGCATGCGCTCTTCGAGGGTGAGATTCTGCATAGCCAGATGCAGCAGCAGCCCCGGCGCGAACTGCAGGCGCTGCTGTCCGATGGCTCGGGGCAACTGCAGCTGCGCTGGCTGCACGCCTATCCTGGTCAACTGGCCCGCCTGCGGGCAGGGCGACGAGTACGGGTGCGCGGCGAAATTCGCATGGGTTATCAGGGGCCAGAGATCATTCACCCCCTGGTCACCGAGCCCGGCACGGCGCTGCCAGACACGCTGACGCCTATCTATCCCACCACCCAGGGCCTGTCCCAGCCCAGTCTGCGCAAGGCGATTGCCAGGGCGCTGGACCAGGCTGATCTGCATGACACCTTGCCGCTGGAAGTGCGCCAGACATATCAGCTGGCTGATTTCGAAAGCTCCCTGCGCTTGCTGCATCATCCGGGCCCGGAGATCTCGCTGTCCTCCTTGGCTGAACATGACCACCCGGCCTGGCGACGCATCAAGTTCGACGAACTTCTGGCGCAGCAACTGGCTTTGGCCGATGCCCGCGCCGCGCGTCGCGCACAGCGTAGTCAGGCCCTTAATGGGCAAGGCGATTTGCTGGACGGATTGCGTGCCTTGCTGCCGTTTGCGCCCACTGCGGCCCAGGAAAAATCCATCCGCGAAATCCTGTCCGACCTGGCGCAGCCCCACCCCATGCATCGCTTGCTGCAAGGCGACGTTGGCAGCGGCAAGACCCTGGTTGCTGCCATGGCGGCAGCCCAGGCCATGGATGCCGGAGTCCAGGTGGCGGTGATGGCGCCCACAGAGCTGCTGTCCGAACAGCTATGGCGTAAGTTCACCGACTGGTTCACGCCCTTGGGCATCCAGCTTGCCTGGCTGACGGGGTCGCTGCCTGCGGCCAAGCGGCGCCAGGCTTTGCAGGCCATCGAATCCGGCGAAGCCCGTCTGGTGGTTGGCACCCAGGCCCTGATCCAGGACAAGGTTCAATTTCACGCCCTGGGCCTGGTGATCAGCGACGAGCAGCACCGCTTTGGCGTGGGTCAGCGCCTGGCCCTCAGTCGCAAGGGCGATCAGGACGCCTGGTTCGCCCACCAGCTCAGCATGAGCGCCACGCCTATCCCCAGGACGCTGGCCATGGCCTTTTTCGCCGACATGGATGTCTCCGTTCTGGACGAGCTGCCGCCGGGCCGTACGCCGGTACGCACCCGGCTGTTTGCCGATTTTCGCCGTGAAGAATTACTCGCCCATGTAGCGGCTGCCATCCGGGAAGGCCAGCAGGCCTATTGGGTCTGTCCGCTGGTCGAGGAAAGCGAAGCCCTGCAGTTGCAAACTGCCGTTGATACCTGGTCCCATCTCTGCCAGGCCTTGCCCGATTTGCGCGTCGGCCTGATGCATGGACGCCTGCCCGCCCAGGAAAAGACCGACACCATGGCGGCCTTTCGGGATGGGCAGCTGGATTTGCTGGTCAGCACCACGGTCATTGAAGTCGGCGTCGATGTCCCCAATGCCAGCCTGATGGTGATCGAGCACGCCGAGCGCTTTGGCCTGGCGCAGCTGCACCAGTTGCGCGGGCGGGTAGGGCGCGGACAGCGCGAATCCACCTGCGTGCTGCTGTATCAATCCCCCTTGTCCTCGGTGGCGCGGGACCGTTTGCGTGCGCTCTATGAAACCACTGATGGCTTTGAGATTGCCCGCCGAGACCTGGCCCAGCGCGGGCCTGGCGAGCTGCTGGGACTGCGACAGTCGGGCCAGGCCCTGCTGCGCTTTGCCAACCTGGAGGCCGACGAGGCCTTGCTGGAACAAGCCCGCGAAGCCGCTGCGTGGCTCAGTGCCGATTTTCCAGCACAAGCCCGAGCCCACCAACAGCGCTGGATGGCGGGTGCGACCCAGTATTTACGCAGCTAA